A genome region from Phoenix dactylifera cultivar Barhee BC4 chromosome 18, palm_55x_up_171113_PBpolish2nd_filt_p, whole genome shotgun sequence includes the following:
- the LOC103723410 gene encoding uncharacterized protein LOC103723410 yields the protein MEEEGKPDAQLFQLLSTLLQQVESLSNQEEVELRAKIEALGLEVTKVPQKPSKHLDELEIAAELDKLSTKLDDVDKMISSTMAADPQVKSLLSSTADVWMPVITANADERRSFAGTNGESSQEQQDLPDH from the exons atggaggaagaaggaaagcCAGATGCCCAGCTATTCCAGCTTCTATCCACGCTCCTCCAACAG GTAGAATCATTGAGCAACCAAGAAGAAGTAGAACTGCGTGCCAAGATAGAAGCACTGGGTCTAGAGGTCACCAAGGTTCCACAAAAACCATCCAAGCATCTTGATGAG CTGGAAATAGCTGCAGAGTTAGACAAGCTCTCCACCAAGCTGGATGATGTTGACAAGATGATATCCTCAACCATGGCTGCTGACCCACAGGTAAAGTCCCTCTTGAGCAGCACAGCGGATGTCTGGATGCCAGTTATAACTGCAAATGCTGATGAAAGGCGCAGTTTTGCTGGAACAAATGGTGAAAGCAGTCAAGAGCAACAGGATTTGCCTGACCATTGA
- the LOC103723419 gene encoding calcium-dependent protein kinase 26-like translates to MGNTCRGYLASKYFHRFDEPVNQSITKRNRDNHHHQRRCSSDDPSGSADDPSSRLILDDPPKQATTMRRVADSQSNSVLGHKTPNLRDLYTLGRKLGQGQFGTTYLCTEIATGIDYACKSISKRKLISKEDVDDVRREIQIMHHLSGHKNVVTIKGAYEDSLYVHIVMELCEGGELFDRIIQRGHYSERKAAELTRIIVGVVEACHSLGVMHRDLKPENFLLVNKDDDSSLKAIDFGLSVFFKPGQIFRDVVGSPYYVAPEVLCKHYGPEADVWTAGVILYILLSGVPPFWAETQQGIFDAVLKGHIDFDLEPWPMISDSSKDLIRKMLCSRPSERLTAHEVLCHPWICENGVAPDQALDPAVLSRLKQFSAMNKLKKMALRVIAESLSEEEIAGLREMFKAMDTDNSGAITFDELKEGLKKYGSNLKESEIRALMDAADVDNSGTIDYGEFIAATVHLNKLEREEHLVAAFSYFDKDGSGYITVDELQQACKEHNITDVLIEDIIREVDQDNDGCIDYDEFVAMMQKGNMGIGPIGRRTMRNTFNFTMRDAPGAPDI, encoded by the exons ATGGGCAACACATGCCGGGGATATTTGGCAAGCAAGTATTTCCACCGCTTCGACGAGCCCGTGAACCAGTCGATAACTAAACGGAACCGCGACAACCACCATCACCAACGCCGTTGCTCCTCCGACGACCCCTCCGGCTCTGCAGACGACCCCTCCTCCCGCCTGATCCTTGACGACCCCCCCAAGCAGGCCACCACCATGCGGCGGGTCGCCGACTCCCAGTCCAACTCCGTCCTCGGCCACAAGACCCCCAACCTCCGGGACCTCTACACTCTTGGCCGGAAGCTGGGGCAGGGCCAGTTCGGAACCACCTATCTCTGCACCGAGATCGCCACCGGCATAGATTATGCCTGCAAGTCCATCTCCAAGAGGAAGCTGATATCGAAGGAGGATGTCGATGACGTGAGGCGGGAGATCCAGATCATGCACCACCTCTCGGGCCACAAGAATGTCGTCACGATCAAGGGGGCATATGAGGATTCTCTCTACGTCCACATCGTGATGGAATTGTGCGAGGGAGGGGAGCTTTTTGATCGAATTATACAGAGGGGGCACTACAGCGAGCGCAAGGCAGCCGAGCTGACGAGGATCATCGTTGGGGTCGTGGAGGCATGCCACTCGCTTGGTGTCATGCATCGGGATCTTAAGCCGGAGAATTTCCTGCTGGTGAATAAGGACGACGACTCATCCCTGAAGGCGATTGATTTCGGGCTCTCCGTCTTCTTCAAACCTG GCCAGATTTTCAGAGATGTGGTAGGGAGCCCGTATTATGTTGCTCCTGAGGTACTGTGCAAACACTATGGACCAGAAGCTGATGTTTGGACAGCTGGTGTAATACTTTACATATTGTTGAGTGGTGTACCACCTTTCTGGGCTG AGACACAGCAAGGGATCTTTGATGCCGTTTTGAAGGGACACATTGATTTTGACTTAGAACCATGGCCTATGATCTCTGACAGTTCTAAGGACCTCATCAGAAAAATGCTTTGCTCCCGCCCTTCAGAACGCTTGACAGCCCATGAAGTACTAT GTCATCCTTGGATATGTGAGAATGGAGTTGCTCCTGATCAAGCACTGGATCCAGCAGTTCTCTCTCGCCTTAAGCAATTCTCCGCAatgaataagttgaagaagatgGCTTTAAGA GTTATAGCTGAAAGCCTTTCAGAGGAGGAGATTGCTGGACTAAGGGAAATGTTTAAGGCAATGGACACGGACAACAGTGGTGCGATCACATTTGATGAGCTTAAAGAAGGTCTGAAAAAATACGGTTCTAATTTGAAAGAATCAGAAATTCGTGCTCTCATGGATGCG GCTGATGTGGACAACAGTGGTACCATTGACTACGGGGAATTTATTGCTGCAACGGTACATCTTAACAAACTGGAACGTGAAGAACATTTGGTGGCAGCATTTTCCTATTTTGACAAGGATGGAAGTGGTTATATAACAGTTGATGAGCTTCAGCAAGCTTGTAAAGAGCATAACATAACAGATGTTCTCATCGAAGACATTATCAGAGAAGTTGATCAGGACAAT